The stretch of DNA CAACGCAGGGTGACCGATTGCGGTCGCCGGCTGATATCTCACCAACGGGCCAGAGGAAAGATCATTGCTCGAAGGCTGCTCCTCTTCGTGAGTGGGGGTCCGGGGCGACACCGCCGGGCCCTCTCTGGGCCCTCCGAGGGTGACAAGCAACGGCCAACAACGACCACCCATGACCGCCCGATCGCAGATCACTCGTGCCAAAGCAACTCCCGGTCAAAGTCGTTCCGTCGGCCGCGTGGTAGCTTGCCGCGCCGCACAACTTGACCTGGAGGCATGCATGGCCAGCTACGAAGAGCACGAGCACGCTGCCATCGAACTCTTGGCGCCGCTAAGAGGTGCCATGGGAGGAACAGTCCAGCCGGACTACCGCTTGCAGATGGCTCAGGTGGAGGCGCTTCTGGCGCTCGCCGCAGCCATAGCCGGTCGTCACCAGGAGGGCGGAGCGCCGGGACAGTCACCGATCGCGAACGGCCCTGCCGGCTTCTGACGAGGAAGGCCGCGGAAGCTTCCATCCGGTGTTGGCGGCGTCTTGGTCCACCACTTCCGGAAGAATGGAAACGGACGGTGAGAGACTTGGACGGCAAATTAGACGCAAGCGCTGCCGGCGGGCGGCAGAACGCGGCCGCGGGAAGCGTGCGACCTCTTTATGCCCTGCGGCCTCTTACGGCCGTGGTGGTGCTGGGTCTCGCGCTGCTGTTGGCCGCACTGTCGACACTGGTCACGCTTCCCGCGGCCCAGCATCTGCGCTCCTTTCGGGACGGCGAGCGGGCTCCCGCGACGCTGCATACGCGGGGCTCATGCTTCTTGGGCCGATGCCAGGTCGAGTTCGAGGCCGACGGCCGGACCGTGGTGGCGGATCTGCCGGTGGGCAGCGGTTTCGGCAAGCAGTCTGTCGGACACCGGATGACCATCCGCTACCACGCGGACGACCCAGAGGTGGCCGTCCATGAGGAAGATGTCGACGGCGGCGGGGCGGCCGTGGCGGCGGTGTTGTCGGGCGGAGCGGCCCTGCTCTTCCTGCCGCTGTCGGTCGGGTACCTGGTCTACGTCTTGCGGCAGCGGCGCGCAGACGCTGTGCCTGGACCACAGCGCTGACAGGCGCCCCGGTCTTGTTGCCGCACTATTCCTGACCCGCGACAGCGTGCCCGTGGCGCGCCCGTTCGAGCGGCACGCCGGAGGAAGCCACGGGGAACACCGGTCAGTACTCGCGCCACCCAGGTCAGAGACCTGAGCCTCGCTGTTGCCTGCGCCGATCACTCACCGCGTTCATGGCACACCCTGCCGGCACCCCACGCGAACTCGGCCTCACGGCGCTTCGTCCGTGGCGCCGGCCGTCGCCTTGACGTACTCGGCGAAGGCGACGGTCCGCTCGACGCTACCCGGGCGCGGCGGGTCGTTGAAGTCCAGACCGAGCTGACGGTCGTCGAGGACCTGACGGATCAGGCCCGACCACCGCCGCTCCAGGTGATCCGCCGCCCACAGCAGGGCCGCCCTCTTGGACGTCACCCGACCTGTCTCGAGAGTGTGCAGGATGCGGCAGAGGCTGGTGACGGCATAGCGCTGGGACCAGGCGACGTCGTAGTCGAGCCAGGCGTTGTCGGCGATGAAGTCCCGGGCGTATGCACGCATCTTGGCGCGCAGGACATCCGGGCCGACGGGGTCGACGAGATCCTTGGGGTCCGGTCCGGTGAGGGTCACACCGCATTCACGCAGGGACCATCGGACGACCTCGGTGTTGCAGTGCGTCGACCATTCCATCGTGCGCGAGCCGTGGTCGATGAACAGCCAGGACCGGCCGAGTCCTTCGAGCCCTCGCAGTGCTCCCCTGTCGGGATACGAACCTTCCAGATGGCGCGGCCAGTGCCCCGGCCGCGTGGGAATCTCGTCGTGCATGGCCCGGAGGGCAGCTTCCTGGCCCGGGGCAATGGGGCCGCGGACGGGGATCAGGAAGTCGCAGTCGCTGTGGATGTCCGCGTCACCGACGGCGAAGGAACCCTGGAGGTACGCACCGACGAAGTTGTCGCCGAGGATCCTCGCGGCACCCTCGGTCAGCTCCCAGAGAACCTCGTTGAGCTCGGCAAACTGTGTCGGGCTCGGGTGCAAACTCAGATCATTGTCGGCCACCCCCGAAGTACATCAACCTCCGGGGAAACCCGTCGACCGAGTTTCTCCCCGCCACCGTCCGATCGGCTCTCCTTACCGCCGGCCGTCCCGGCTCACTGAACCGAAGCAACGCTGACGACGTACATCGCCTCTGACATCCGCGGCTGACACCAACGGGGCGAACAGCGCCGGACTCAGGCGTCCCTCCGCGAAGTCGGCAAGGCGAGACAGAGCTCACCGAGCAGGGGCAGTCCGCCCTCCGCATCGAACTCGGAAAGCGGTGGTCATGTGTCGGGTGGGCCGGGCATGGGGCGGGGAGTTTCCAGGCGCCGAACCAGTGCGCGCAGAGCACGGAGTTCGGCGTCCAGTGCCTGCGCGCCGTCGCGGGTGAGGGCAATCCAGGTTCGGGGGCGCCGACCGGTGTAGCCCTTCTCCAGGGTGATCAGTCTCGATTCCTCCAGCACCTTCAGGTGCCGGGAGAGATTCCCGTCGGTGACGGCCAGTTGCTTCTTCAGGAAGCCGAACTCGACTCGGTCGGCCTCTTTGGCGATGGTGAGAATGCCGAGTCGCACGCGCTGGTGGACGGTGTCGTCCAGCGACTGGGTCGGATGGAGTCCTTCCCGTTCGTCCCGCGCGGCGGTCGAGTCCTCGACGCTCATGAGGCAACCGTACCCGCGTCGGCGGCGCCGGGCGCGGCTCGATGACGGGCCGCCGCCCACTCGGCCAGGCCGGCGAGGAGCAGGATGGCTGCGAGCAGGAGCGCCTTGACCTGCGGGCCGTCGGTCCATCCGGGATGGACGGGGTGTTGCCAGGGGAGCCATCCGCTGCCCCAGGAGGCACCGAGGTAGCCGGTGAGCAGCAGGGCATGAGCGGTGCCGGCAACTACGGCGATCCAACTGCGTTCGACCATCCCGAGGGCGAGCAGTCCGATGCCGACCAGGTACCACGGGGAGGCGTAGCTGTTCTCCAGCATGTCGACCTCCAACGGCTGGTTCCAGCCGAACAGCATGGCCGTCAGGGCCGTCGTCATCACCGCGGTGGCCACGGCGGTCACGCGGACCCACACGCCGCGGCGGGGGACGACACCCTGGGCCTCGCCGCGCAGGCGGTACCAGCGGGCGAAGACGAACCATGCCAGCGGAAGGAGCACGAACCACACGCCCCAGGCCGCGAAGCGCAGGACGGCGCCGTCGAACTCACCCTCCAGACAAGGGGTTCCTGGTTCATGGACGACGCACAGGCCGGTCAGCTCGGCGTAGGCGAAGGCCGGATAGGACCCAACGTTGCGGCCGTGTGCTCCGAAATTGAAGGCGTACCGGGCAATCGGAGCGGCTGCCAGGGCAAGAAGACCGAAGCCGAGAAGGGAGACCCACGAGCAGTTCATCTGCGCGCGGGTCCTGGTCCGCAGGCCCTCCGTCGCCGCCAACAGGCCGGCCGCGCGCGCCCTCGGCTCGTACTCCGCGCTGCTCAGTGACGGTGTTCCCACCATGTCCCCCTTGTGGTCACGCTTCGCCAGTACTGGGAGGCGGACTGCCGGTTGGCCGCCCGCCATGCACTTTGCATTACAAAGTACATGGCAGACAAGAGTAAGTGGCCGTGCCGCCTCGCACCAGCCACGTAGTTGCCTGCGAGCTTCGGCCGGAAGATGGCGATGCCCAGGGACAGCCGGTTCAGATTCCGTCTCCTTCAGCCCCGTTCACGGCCGTTCGGACGGGACTTCGTGCCCCGCACGACACCTCACCTGGACGGATGACCCATCGCACGGCTCAGGGGCACAGGGAAACCGATGCGCGATATGCGCGGCTCCGCTTCCGGAGGGGCAGGCCCTACGCTGATCCCCGTGAGGCAGGCAGGCGCTGGGAAGGATGATCGGCGATGACGCCCCTGAGCACCGGGGACCCGGAGTCCATAGGCGGGTACACCCTTCTCGGTCGGCTCGGAGCGGGCGGCATGGGAGTCGTCTATCGGGGAGTCTCCGCCTCGGGACGGCAGGTCGCGGTCAAGCTCGTGCACGGGCCGTATGCCCAGGAGGAGGAGTTCCGGACGCGCTTCCGGCAGGAGATCGCGGCAGCGCGCAGAGTGAGCGGTGCCTTCACCGCGCCTGTCGTGGACGCCGACCCGGACGCCGACCGGCCGTGGATGGCGACGCTCTACGTGCCGGGGCTCAACCTTGCCGAAGTCGTGGAGAAGGACGGCCCGCTGAGCCAGCGGCAACTGCGCGCGCTGGGGCTGGGGCTCACCGAGGCACTGCGCGACATCCACCGGGTGGGCCTGGTGCACCGGGACCTCAAACCGGGCAACGTCCTGATGACCGAGGACGGGCCGCGCGTCATCGACTTCGGCATCTCGCGCGCTTCCGACAACCAGAGCCTCACCACGACCGGGCGGATGATCGGCACTCCGCCCTTCATGTCGCCGGAACAAGTGGCCTCTCCCCGAGACGTCACCCCGGCCTCGGACGTGTTCTCGCTGGGGTCACTGCTGGTGTTCGCGGCCGTCGGCACGGGACCGTTCGACGCCGACAGCCCGTACATAACCGGCTATCAGGTGGTGTACGGGACCCCGGACCTCGACGGGGTGCCCGAAGCGCTCCTGGACATTGTCGAGCGCTGCCTGGACAAGGACCCGGCCACACGGCCGGAACTGACGGACATACACCGCATGCTCCAGGCGCTGCCGGAATCCGACGCCACCGGGTCCCCTGAGACCGGGCAGTCCACGCAACCCCGGCGTCGCCCCACTTCCCGGAAC from Streptomyces sp. 6-11-2 encodes:
- a CDS encoding aminoglycoside adenylyltransferase domain-containing protein, with amino-acid sequence MHPSPTQFAELNEVLWELTEGAARILGDNFVGAYLQGSFAVGDADIHSDCDFLIPVRGPIAPGQEAALRAMHDEIPTRPGHWPRHLEGSYPDRGALRGLEGLGRSWLFIDHGSRTMEWSTHCNTEVVRWSLRECGVTLTGPDPKDLVDPVGPDVLRAKMRAYARDFIADNAWLDYDVAWSQRYAVTSLCRILHTLETGRVTSKRAALLWAADHLERRWSGLIRQVLDDRQLGLDFNDPPRPGSVERTVAFAEYVKATAGATDEAP
- a CDS encoding transcriptional regulator, encoding MSVEDSTAARDEREGLHPTQSLDDTVHQRVRLGILTIAKEADRVEFGFLKKQLAVTDGNLSRHLKVLEESRLITLEKGYTGRRPRTWIALTRDGAQALDAELRALRALVRRLETPRPMPGPPDT